The DNA window TCAATGCACATTACATGAAAAGCATGGCTACATTTAGGTAAAAGCCTAAGACTTTCATCTTCTTGAAATTCACTTAAACAAACAGAACAATCTGTTCCTTCAGTCAATAATCCATCACATTTCTTGTACTTAAACACTCTAATAGACTTGATCAATGCTTCATCTAAACCACCAGCAGCATTAACATTCCATGCCTCATGATTTGAAGGATCATGATCCTCCTCTTCTAATTCTGATTCTTCTTGATGATGACTTCCCCTTCTTCTTGAATTTCCACAATACTTTGATATTATAGTATAGTAACTAACTAATAGGAAAGAACTAGCAAGAATTCCGATGATCGCGATGATTAGAGGAGAGAAATTAGGACtagaatcatcatcatcatcaggtAAGTCAAATTGTGGTGGTGGAGGGAAAATTATGTAACACCATTGTGGGCAGTAAAAACTGCAAAATCCTTGAGAACAATCCCTAGTGCTCATATATGGTACCAAAGTTCTTGGATTACTTAATGGAACCAATTTTTCGTCGTCCAAAAGCCTCTTATTATACATGGgattgaacaaaaatgaaaaattgtgtGGCCCAAAATGAGATCACTCTCCCATCTCAAACAATATGAACAAAACAACAGGGGGGGAACAGAGGAAAAAACAGGGGAAAACAGAGGAAAAACAGGGGGAAAACAGGGGGGAAAACAGAGGAATGAGAAGAATTTACCTAAGAGGAATGTAGTTATATCAGATAGAATAAAGGGAACAGATGATAAGAAATAAAGGAGGAGGATACTTAATTTTTTCTCTCTGTTTATTGTGGGTTCTGTTTTACTTTTGCTTTGccttttctttgttgttttctttaatttgctTTATTGGAGATAGTGGTATGTTGACTAACATGGTCATGCTGTTGGTTGGGCATTCATCAAAGTAATCAATGCTTTATGATGGGTTCAAGCCACTTGCTACTAAAGTGAATTAATAGTATAGATTACATATAGCTCTTTGCCTTTTCTATAAAAGAAACTTAAATTTGACATCTctcacttttgaaaaaaatatcttcACTCCTAAGTAAATCCAATAGAAACTTGTTTAACACTAGCCACTAAATTGAATGTAAAAGATTTCAGTTTTACCTACTGTTAGATcaaggcctcatttgtttttttattataattaacaagaatctgaataaatatttgaatagtTAAGttgttatatataaatttggaCATTGAAGAATTAAGACGGTTTGTTTTTCAACACTAAAATATGCATATTATTtgtaaacataataaatatacaattcaaataataaagtaattaaatatttaagaaaatataattttagtaaaataaaattagtatttcgtaaaaaaaatgataattatgtTCGCTAGTGATAGTGATAGTGATGATTATGGTTACGTTGGTGTTAGTGACTAGTATTAGTGGTGTTAATAACATGTTAGTGGCTAATAATGATGGTGGTAATAGTTGTTGTTAGTAGCTAGTAATGGTGATAGTTATAATTGTGATGATGGACGTGGTTGGTGTTGTAGTAACTACATGATGATGATGGTTGATAATGATAGTGGTTGTGATGGTAAGTCAATGTTAGTAATTGGTGATGTTGATGATTGTGACTGAAGAATTTGTGTTGGTTGACGTTGTGTTGGTGGTAATTGGCGATGATGTTGTTGTGATGGTGGAGGTGGCTGGTAGTAGGGATTGATCGCAGTGATGGTAATGGATGATAGTGGTAGTGGTATGTGGTTGTCAGTGATAGTTGTGATGACAAATATTGTTGATAGTTGACAATGGTAATAGTGGTTGACAATGATGATGGTGATTGTGATGGAAGAGATCGATAGTTGGTGGGGTTGGCTGGTGTTTGAGGAAAGAGTGATGATGAAAATTATATAGCCACAcaaaatacatattaataatattaagaaTTTATTCAAAAACATAATGATTAAGACCTATTCAAACCAACTAGTGTTTAAATCAGGTAAACAAATACACTTAATAGCTTAAAATCAGAAACATATCTAGACTTTCATTAAGTGGAAACTGAGATTCAAAGCAAGCATGCATTAGTCTACCAAGGAGCACCTTGGCGGAGCTAGTTGCAACTATGATTTGATAGAACTCAATAACTTAGGTTAAAATCCGCAAAGTTTTGTCTTAGAAATGGTAAATGGGAATCGCCCCCAGATAAGGAAGTATATATTCTTGCTTTTGTTCTTGATACAATATTTCTATTCAAGATGTTGAATTTAATGCTACTTTATTAGTGTATTCTGTGCCTcgttttaaagttttattttattgttttctttctttgggTGGGGAGAAAGAGTGGACAAATGGACCATACAAGGGAGAACACGGTGTGCCAGAAACTGAAAGAACTAAAAGAAATCGTAATGGAATTTGAGTTCTACAAGTCAATCATGTTGATGAAAGAATCAGCAACAGTCAATAATTGGCTTTTCAAAAATGTAAAACCCAAAAGATTCCTTCTTCTCAGTCCAATTAGTGGCggaatcaaaaattttaataaggaacacaaaatataaagaagtaaatacACAATAAAGTTGAGGGagattcaacatctactattAGTGGCGTAGCCATATATAGCCAAAGGTGACCAATTAGACACCCTTAATCGAAAATTTTACCATGTATATAGAAAATAGTACGAAATACAtaggtcaaaaattattttgcatacatatatattaaattttggacACTCATAACAAAATTTCTGACTTCTCcactctctatatatatatatatatatatatatttttaaccatgtataaaaaatatagattttcacCAAAAAGAGTTTGAATGAACCTaagtggaggtggaggtggaggtggaggtgagGAGAGGTTGGAGAGTGAGACGGTAAAACAATAATAGTCTCAGATACGATTCTCGGTCAACAAGATTAAAATACAATATGTGTTTATGTAACTCTTGCGGTAAACGGGCTGGTTAGAGAAGTGGAGGTGGGGGCCGGGGTGCCGGAGAAGAGTGGGTGTATTATTGAGGATGAGAAGTAGACAATCAGGTGGGATAACACTAATGAAACTTGTTTTTCTAATGTCATCAAGTTATTCTCTTTCTTTTAGGAATTTATATCtaacataagaaaatttaaaaatattttttctcaaaaaagttCCCCTCCTAAACACACCCTCCTAGAATTTATTTTGGTGGTGTCATTTCCAAAGATATGCTAGGACTAGAGGGTCAAAAATATGTAATCTTTTTGGACTCGTTTTCCTTTAGcttttacttttaaaagcaCCTTATTTTACTGATAGAAAATGCTAACAAAGTCACCAGTACTGGAAGAATTCTAGTGTTCCATAACAGAGTCAATCTTCCACTGAAATTCATGAATATCAAGCAATCAATTGAGTGcttatttattcttttcttgCATGTCTTGTACATATTTTCTATTTACTATGAGGAACACATGTGGGCCTTTTTTATGATCATCAACTTAACAGCACTAgtcttggtttttttttttttgtttttgggtaGGTGTAGGATGCTCTCATACATTTTCCATGTCTATATAATAAGAGATACACTATGTGAATCTAATTGTTATtgcaaattaatttaaattcgtTGAAAAATTCATCAActttaaatcttgaattcatgTATAATTAGTAAAATGCACGATTAGAATGGGCATATGAATATTAAGTTATTTGAAgagcaaaaataaaagaatattattcaTTCTATTAACACTCAATATCGGTGTgcttttaattattgttattgttgtcgAAATACTTTTGGAGTATTCTACAATTTGGTGTTTATGACTGAAGAggtttttactttttgttttttgcccaaattttattttatgaatgaagaggttgattagatggaaACACTGTTTATTGACTTGGCATTTTCCAACATTCACTTGTCTACTAGTACTACTACTCTAAAGTCTATAGTTCCATACTATGATGACTATTACTCTTggtcttttatatatatatatatatatatattcacttgATATCCACAGTCATATTGGAGCTCCAATTAAATTGAATCGCGCATTACAATTTGCAGATCCTATTGGTGGATTATGTTTCTAATAGAATTTTTTACATATCCAAGACTCGAATAGAGACTTGTGAATTGTAATAAACAATAAAGCAATCTCAACACTACAATACAAGTTAGTTATGATTCTCAGTCTTGTCACTTCTCTTGGGCTTATCTCCAATCATGGACCCCACTCTATTTAGACACTTCTATTTGTTTGGGATTGGTTTTCTTGGGCTTAATCCAATTAAATGGCCCCAACATGGCGTGTCTTTACTCCTTAGATGTTTGCTACGACACCAACCAACCACTTTTGTTTTTCAACTTGGCAAATATAGCATACTACCAAAACTATAGGTTATTGTTATTTCTTTTGACTATTCAATATTCGATACTCATTTCAGAGCTCGATTAAGTCTACTTCACTCCATATGAAGGAGGAGAATTCCCCTTTAGGAATATTGTCACTTACGAGTTTGAACTCGAAAACTCAaattaaaaatggaagaaaTGTATTCATTCCATTATAACTCTCGATGTCTGATAGCTATAGGTTATTAATTTACTATATTAAACCTCCCTATAGTGGAGAGTACTTTATAGAGCATAGAATCTAACATCCCATAGGCAAGTGGACTCCAATGTAGTGGTCCATTATATTGGAGAAAAAGGGATGTGACAAATTTTTTCTACGTGTTAGAACTACAACTAGAGACTTTGAACCGACACATCAAACATTAAGTTTTTACTTTAGCTAGAATATGACTTGCAAAATTGGTTTCTAGCTAGTAGGTGCACAGCAAGTGCAATGTTTGGTTATTTTCATTACAAATTATGCAATTCAAGTTCATTTTACGAACTTACGATGCTTTTTGACTGGACAAACCATAAATAGTTTTTGGATTAGAATTTAGTATACATTATCGATCTTATTCATTGTTTAGTTACtaattatgaataaattttgtaattagtatcaaaataagttatttttgtgAGTGATAATGGTAATGGATATAATTATCACGGGATAAACAATGAAAATGACAAAGATATCCTTAAGTTCTCTCAAAACCTTTTTTACAATTAAATAAGGTAGATGgtattttttgtaaataaacaACATTCTTTTTAGAATTTATGCTGCACTTTTTTTAATAACAACATATCAAACaactaacaaaaataataatgttataATAGCTAATTCCAGCCTAATAAATCTCAATATAACTAATGTCTAACCAAACAAACCGTTAATTCGTTATTTTCTTTTgagtataaataaaaaaaaaggtagaagCAAAGAAGGGAAAACACCAgatcatttattattattattttgaaatttaactaATCTAAATTCGCGTTTGAAAAAGAGTGAAAAACTAGTGTTCCTTCTGTATCAAAGACGATTAGATATATATGGAcccaaatatatttattaataaacttaaaatcttacTTCAAACTCTCTAAAATTATAAAGAATACCATGACCCCATCTTTATTCAATTTACTGAATTccaaaactgaaaaataaagcaaaaataaaaaattcactaAGCATTTTgcaaatcaaaatttgaaaatggcCTTTTTGCCAAATCTTCTCACGTAAGTTGAGAGATTAGAGTTTCGATTAATTAAGTGATTACaaaaaacattcaaaaataGCAAAgataatagacataataaggctttataattgtaatttcggtaattgcgcttcatagctatagttatgtttgttatggaggtTGCGCTTAGTATAGTTCGCTTGcatgtttgtatatttcacttgcgaatatacaaacatggtaagtatatacaaattctgtatttatacatttatttcAGAActccatttgtatatttcgcttgtcaatatacaaacatagtaatttattagtataatttacataaatttcacaatgttaagagctaattacattattttcctACTATTTTCCAAATAACAAGAAACCctaaaaatttatgaatttcggatacatcactgaAATTTCGAATACATCACTAGACTTTCGGATACATAGGAGAGGGAAGTATCCGAGAGGGGAGGGATGTATCAGAGAAGGGTTAGGACATCTGAATACATAGGAGATGAATGTATTAAAGAtgggagggatgtatccgagagggaagGGATGTATCAGAAAGGGGAGGATGTATCTGAGAGGGAGATAGGGATATATCAGCGAGAGCGGAGTGATGTATCAGAGaggggatttttttttaaaaaaaatgatagggaattttagagattatgataaaaataagatgtgtatttaggaaatttttccaatttagtatgattttttcataaatcgtatacaaatagctaggataagcatatacaaattttagatttatacaatcagaaaccgaattatacaaattctgaatttataccaTTAGAAAACCGAATAGCAAAAGTTCACAAAACTATAgctacaaattaaaaataattaaaactataactatattacataatatactctagatatttgtcattttacttaattttcccttagggataagggtctgaaaaataccccaactttgatCGGATTTActattgcgatactaaactttcatgaggacctattacctccctagactatttaataccatattttacacatatatatttgtccacatggacataaaaataatgcaaaattataattagtaatgtgtccacgtgagcacatatatacctttaaaatacactattaaatagttcagggggtaaaaaatacggtattaaacagtctagggaggtaataggtcctcatgaaagtttagtatcgcaacagcaaatccaaccaaagttgagatatttttcaaacccttatccctttCCCTTACAAAGAGTAACTTACAAATTCACCCTATAATCAATAATATACACGGTTGAAATTCACTAAAAGTCCTTCACATTCATCCTTTCTTATCTTCCACTATTCACACACTACAACGAAATTAGCTTTTAGCAACAATAAACATACATATTAACAAAGAATGCTAAAGTGTTTAACGACATAGTTAAAATTATCATTGAACTCAATGTCgctataaattttatttataagtgTTAGTTACTTTTAAAAgtacatacataagtcataacaataattaaactattatcgttaattaattaccgctaaaaatcatttttaatgtaGTGAGATGTAATTcacataaagaaaagaaaaaaaaagtgaatccATTTGGTATGTCCAGTGGCCATGAAAAATAGGTAAAGCAGCTAATATAGGTAAACTGACAAATGACTAATACATTATTTATGACAAATGGCATTCACATAAGGCTCAGACGAGAAAGATAGTGAAACAAAAACATCAGCAATGGTGTGTGTAGAGTGACAATGAAATTTGGCCTTTCCTAAACTTTATATTATTGTCGTATCATATCAAGTTAAAAAGGATGGTAAAATTAGGTGACATCATGACTTAGCCAACTTAACTTTGCAAGATTATTTGTTGCTTTAAAGAGTTTTAAGTTGTAATAATATTGTTTAATTTGCCCTCAGAGTAACAATTGAACTTGTTTAAATGATTTAGgacatataaattatataatgatCAAACAATAAGATTGTTACTACTAAATTGTTTGTTTAATGTGATTAAGCTGATGAATTAAAGCAatgaacaataaaataattaacgaGATAATAGTAATGAGTATTACTAGCCTTGTCTTCGGAAAAATCGTCTTGATATATAACGTGAATTTAATGAGCTTAAAAATATGAGATATAATACCTGAAGAATTAATAGTAAGTCAGTGATGAAAACTGCGATGCGATACGAATATAGgaaaaatgtatatttaaaGCTAAACCTAAGCAATGTCTTAGCGTAAATTTTACCCCTCTTAATGTCCCATATCTGCACGTTAAAACAGTTGTGTTTGTGACCATCTAATTTATTaagtaattatattatttgCACAATCAATTCATTTATTAAGTAATTATAGGTGAATCTTTTATAAGTATCAACCATTAATCTAGTAAAAATGGAAACAACCTGCCATCACACAgtaaaatttattgataatattcAATAATTTCTAACTTAAAATTCTTCTTTACAACTTTTTTATGTTATGTACATCAAGTGAGTAAAAAATATTCTCACTATAAAATCACCCAAAACATATTTGTAGGTGACGTTTCATCAAAAATGAAATATGTAAGATTGATATTATAACAAGTCATTCATTATAATAACCCATGGATAATGGATTAGTGGCCATTGCGTCAAACTACAATACTAATTAAATACAACAGTATATCCTGTTTTGATAGGATAGGAATAGGGAGGTGTGATCCACACTTCAATTATTGAGTGCTTACTTGGCCCTCACTAGCCAGGAGACAATTACATAATTTCACCTTCTTTTTGTGTAATCTCTTAGAAGAATTATAAAggattttgttgttttatctaAGTACTTTTTGTGTCTCaaaatatttgttatatttttttttatttgcgtgtattaaaaagtattaattaagagaaatatttcattattttatccttaacaCATACCTATTATGTTAGCCACGACTTAATTACCAATAAATTACGTAAAATATACtactattataattttttaatagtaaagaaaataactaatattttcttaaaggACGTGTAAAAGAGAAATACGACAGATAATTTGAAAcaagtaaaatattaaattcattgaGTTTCagaataatcttttttttttacttctttcatttcattttacttaacccttatattaattatatatttttcttttattagaaaaaatattattttcttttaatactatcttttaattaaattactAGGTAAAGTACTAATAATCAAGTTTAAcgtttaaaaatacaattaataaagttaatttatttaattaaaaaaattatgataaataattttaaaacctttttggttttcattaatttgatgaGTAAGGGGCAAGTCTAGGAGGaatatttttgcaaaaaaaatgcGAGAACAGCaacaaaaggaagaagaagtaCAACCAGTGTTATTCGTTGGCATTTTGACATATGTTAAAATGAGCATACAAGTGGCAATATGCACACCACTCACATTCAACCCatccaaattaaaattttaaacaataatttttttattttaatttata is part of the Solanum stenotomum isolate F172 chromosome 8, ASM1918654v1, whole genome shotgun sequence genome and encodes:
- the LOC125875074 gene encoding RING-H2 finger protein ATL51-like; translated protein: MYNKRLLDDEKLVPLSNPRTLVPYMSTRDCSQGFCSFYCPQWCYIIFPPPPQFDLPDDDDDSSPNFSPLIIAIIGILASSFLLVSYYTIISKYCGNSRRRGSHHQEESELEEEDHDPSNHEAWNVNAAGGLDEALIKSIRVFKYKKCDGLLTEGTDCSVCLSEFQEDESLRLLPKCSHAFHVMCIDTWLKSHSNCPLCRAQITFSNAPPPPLPPPVMEAPREIETTPPIQPERDIEMGIRVEETRDGEEKEEDATNQNHMNQEVRRRSLSMDYASQRRLSIADVLRIDHDEFHDCVTGEDCELQRDVGTSKQENNGEEMSKGGIRNNSLVQYCPMMMKRSLSSGRFFFTKCGRGQNMVTTLSNI